One Ciconia boyciana chromosome 9, ASM3463844v1, whole genome shotgun sequence genomic window carries:
- the PHYKPL gene encoding 5-phosphohydroxy-L-lysine phospho-lyase isoform X1, whose amino-acid sequence MRPAQRSRQETLALRRQLIGSSCKLFFSNDPVKIVKAKGQYMYDENGRRYLDCINNVAHVGHCHPDIVKAAHEQNQLLNTNSRYLHDNLVDYAERLSKMLPEKLCVFYFLNSGSEANDLALRLARQYTRHEDVIVLDHAYHGHLTSLIDISPYKFRNLEGQKEWVHVAPVPDTYRGLYREDREDSVTAYANEVKNIIEQAHKRGRKIAAFFVESLPSVGGQIIPPAGYFQKVAEHVHKAGGVFIADEIQVGFGRVGKHFWAFQLQGDDFVPDIVTMGKPIGNGHPIACVATTKEIAEAFAATGVEYFNTFGGNPVSCAIGLAVLDVIEKEHLQAHATEVGNFLMKLLKEQKMKHPIIGDVRGSGLFIGVDLIKDQAERTPATAEAEYLITRLKEEYILLSTDGPGRNVLKFKPPMCFSMEDAKFVVDTIDRLLTDMEKECLNQ is encoded by the exons CTCTTCTTGcaagctgtttttttctaatgatCCGGTGAAGATCGTAAAGGCAAAAGGCCAGTATATGTATGATGAGAATGGAAGACGGTACCTTGACTGCATAAACAACGTCGCTCACG TTGGACATTGTCACCCTGATATAGTAAAAGCAGCCCATGAACAAAATCAATTGTTAAATACAAATTCTCGTTATCTTCATGACAACTTGGTTGATTATGCAGAGAGACTTTCAAAAATGCTACCTGAGAAGTTATGcgtcttttattttttgaattcAGG ATCTGAAGCTAATGATCTTGCCCTAAGATTGGCACGACAGTATACAAGACATGAAGATGTTATAGTTTTAGACCA TGCTTACCACGGACATCTGACATCCTTGATTGACATAAGCCCATATAAATTCAGAAATCTAGAAGGACAAAAGGAATGGGTCCATGTG GCTCCTGTTCCAGACACATACAGAGGACTTTATAGAGAAGACCGTGAAGATTCAGTAACAGCCTATGCtaatgaagtgaaaaatattattgagCAAGCACATAAGAGAGGCAGAAAG ATCGCTGCATTTTTTGTTGAATCTCTGCCCAGCGTGGGTGGTCAAATCATTCCACCAGCAGGCTATTTTCAGAAGGTTGCAGA GCATGTGCACAAGGCAGGAGGTGTATTTATTGCTGATGAAATCCAAGTTGGCTTTGGCAGGGTTGGCAAGCACTTTTGGGCATTCCAGCTTCAAGGAGATGATTTTGTACCTGATATTGTCACTATGGGGAAACCAATAGGAAATGGGCACCCTATTGCCTGTgtagcaacaacaaaagaaattgcagaagCATTTGCAGCCACAGGAGTAGAGTACTTTAATACA TTTGGAGGAAACCCTGTTTCATGTGCAATTGGATTAGCTGTGTTAGATGTGATTGAGAAGGAACACCTTCAGGCTCATGCCACAGAAGTAGGAAACTTCTTGATGAAGCTACTCAAGgagcagaaaatgaagcatcCCATCATTGGTGATGTCAG gggTTCTGGCTTATTCATTGGAGTGGACTTAATCAAGGATCAAGCAGAAAGGACTCCGGCCACAGCAGAAGCGGAGTATCTAATAACAAG ACTTAAGGAGGAATATATTCTACTGAGTACAGATGGGCCAGGAAGAAATGTGCTTAAATTCAAGCCTCCAATGTGCTTCAGTATGGAGGATGCAAAATTTGTTGTGGACACAATTGACAGACTACTAACAG ATATGGAAAAAGAATGTCTAAACCAATAG
- the PHYKPL gene encoding 5-phosphohydroxy-L-lysine phospho-lyase isoform X2, with the protein MYDENGRRYLDCINNVAHVGHCHPDIVKAAHEQNQLLNTNSRYLHDNLVDYAERLSKMLPEKLCVFYFLNSGSEANDLALRLARQYTRHEDVIVLDHAYHGHLTSLIDISPYKFRNLEGQKEWVHVAPVPDTYRGLYREDREDSVTAYANEVKNIIEQAHKRGRKIAAFFVESLPSVGGQIIPPAGYFQKVAEHVHKAGGVFIADEIQVGFGRVGKHFWAFQLQGDDFVPDIVTMGKPIGNGHPIACVATTKEIAEAFAATGVEYFNTFGGNPVSCAIGLAVLDVIEKEHLQAHATEVGNFLMKLLKEQKMKHPIIGDVRGSGLFIGVDLIKDQAERTPATAEAEYLITRLKEEYILLSTDGPGRNVLKFKPPMCFSMEDAKFVVDTIDRLLTDMEKECLNQ; encoded by the exons ATGTATGATGAGAATGGAAGACGGTACCTTGACTGCATAAACAACGTCGCTCACG TTGGACATTGTCACCCTGATATAGTAAAAGCAGCCCATGAACAAAATCAATTGTTAAATACAAATTCTCGTTATCTTCATGACAACTTGGTTGATTATGCAGAGAGACTTTCAAAAATGCTACCTGAGAAGTTATGcgtcttttattttttgaattcAGG ATCTGAAGCTAATGATCTTGCCCTAAGATTGGCACGACAGTATACAAGACATGAAGATGTTATAGTTTTAGACCA TGCTTACCACGGACATCTGACATCCTTGATTGACATAAGCCCATATAAATTCAGAAATCTAGAAGGACAAAAGGAATGGGTCCATGTG GCTCCTGTTCCAGACACATACAGAGGACTTTATAGAGAAGACCGTGAAGATTCAGTAACAGCCTATGCtaatgaagtgaaaaatattattgagCAAGCACATAAGAGAGGCAGAAAG ATCGCTGCATTTTTTGTTGAATCTCTGCCCAGCGTGGGTGGTCAAATCATTCCACCAGCAGGCTATTTTCAGAAGGTTGCAGA GCATGTGCACAAGGCAGGAGGTGTATTTATTGCTGATGAAATCCAAGTTGGCTTTGGCAGGGTTGGCAAGCACTTTTGGGCATTCCAGCTTCAAGGAGATGATTTTGTACCTGATATTGTCACTATGGGGAAACCAATAGGAAATGGGCACCCTATTGCCTGTgtagcaacaacaaaagaaattgcagaagCATTTGCAGCCACAGGAGTAGAGTACTTTAATACA TTTGGAGGAAACCCTGTTTCATGTGCAATTGGATTAGCTGTGTTAGATGTGATTGAGAAGGAACACCTTCAGGCTCATGCCACAGAAGTAGGAAACTTCTTGATGAAGCTACTCAAGgagcagaaaatgaagcatcCCATCATTGGTGATGTCAG gggTTCTGGCTTATTCATTGGAGTGGACTTAATCAAGGATCAAGCAGAAAGGACTCCGGCCACAGCAGAAGCGGAGTATCTAATAACAAG ACTTAAGGAGGAATATATTCTACTGAGTACAGATGGGCCAGGAAGAAATGTGCTTAAATTCAAGCCTCCAATGTGCTTCAGTATGGAGGATGCAAAATTTGTTGTGGACACAATTGACAGACTACTAACAG ATATGGAAAAAGAATGTCTAAACCAATAG